From Sporosarcina sp. Te-1, the proteins below share one genomic window:
- a CDS encoding PolC-type DNA polymerase III, translating to MTRKAEQLIDQKTANNNRSRFGSQKKKYKTTTKPQTDYVVLDFETTGFRAGADRIIQIGALKFINHEQIEYFNTFINPERYIPPNITRLTGISNEMVEWAPTIENKIDELIEFIDNLPIIAHNAAFDMSFLYALDNLEGIEIPAYTVIDTVKLARKTITETPNHKLTTLTKYLQLEHDAHDAIGDCLATAAIYQYCTNANDPHTA from the coding sequence ATGACCAGAAAAGCCGAACAGCTCATCGATCAAAAAACAGCGAATAACAACCGTTCCCGATTCGGCAGCCAAAAGAAAAAATATAAGACGACGACTAAACCGCAAACCGACTACGTCGTACTCGACTTCGAAACGACCGGTTTCCGGGCAGGCGCAGACCGCATCATTCAAATCGGCGCATTAAAATTCATTAACCATGAACAAATTGAATACTTCAATACCTTCATCAACCCGGAGCGCTACATTCCACCAAACATTACACGACTCACCGGCATTTCAAACGAAATGGTCGAATGGGCTCCCACTATTGAAAATAAAATCGACGAGCTCATCGAATTCATTGACAATCTGCCAATTATCGCGCACAACGCCGCCTTCGACATGAGTTTCCTCTACGCCCTCGATAATCTCGAAGGCATTGAAATCCCGGCCTACACGGTGATCGACACCGTTAAACTCGCGCGAAAAACCATTACAGAAACACCGAATCACAAACTGACGACCCTCACAAAATACCTGCAACTCGAACACGATGCCCACGACGCAATCGGCGACTGTCTCGCCACCGCTGCCATCTATCAGTACTGCACCAACGCCAACGACCCTCATACTGCTTGA